GGTATAAGAAGTAACCCCATCCTAATACGCATAATGTTGTAGCGATCACATTTGCTACTGTAGAATCTGTTCTTGCAAAAGGCTTATATACATGTCCTAATATATCTTGAATCATAAAACGGCCTACACGTGTTCCTGCATCAATTGTCGTTAAAATAAATAGTGCTTCAAATAAAATGGCGAAGTGATACCAAAATGCCATCATCGCTGTACCACCCAATATTTGCGAAAAGATATAAGCCATTCCGATTGCTAATGTTGGTGCACCACCTGTTCGAGATAATATCGTTTGTTCTCCTACATTTGTTGCCAGTTCTTTTAGCTCATTTGGTGTAATTGCAAATCCCCATGATGAAATCACTTGTGCAGCCTGCGTTACATCTGTACCGATAAGAGCTGCTGGACTATTAATCGCAAAATAAGTTCCTGGTGTTAACACACATGCTGCAATCATTGCCATTGCTGCAACGAATGATTCCATTAACATTGCCCCATAACCAATCGGTTGTGCATGCCCTTCTCTTTCAATCATTTTTGGCGTAGTACCTGAAGAAACTAAAGCATGAAATCCTGATACAGCACCACAAGCAATTGTAATAAACAAAAATGGAAATAAGTTCCCTGAAAATACCGGACCTGTTCCATCAATAAACTTCGAAACAGCGGGCATCTGTAATTCTGGCGCAACAATGACAATGCCAATTGCCAATCCAACGATTGTACCAATCTTTAAAAATGTACTTAAATAATCACGCGGTGCAAGCAGCATCCAAACGGGAAGTGCAGATGCGATAAAGCCATATACAATAAGCATGATAGCAATTGTTTCACCACTAAACGTGAACATGCTTGCAAGAGTAGAATTTTCAGCTACATACTGTCCACCAATAAGGGCTAAAATGAGCAAAATAATTCCAATAACCGATCCTTCTCCCACTCTTCCTGGACGAATATAGCGCATATATACTCCCATTAAAATAGCAATTGGGATGGTTGCTGCAATCGTAAACATCCCCCACGGACTTCCGATAAGTGCTTTCACAACTACTAAAGCCAATACAGCTAATAAAATAATCATAATACCTAAAATCCCGATCATTGCGATTAACCCTGTAATAGGACCAATCTCATCCTTAATCATTTCTCCTAACGACTTTCCATTTCGTCTCATTGAAGCAAATAAAATGACAAAATCTTGTACTGCTCCTGCAATAACAACCCCAACAATAATCCAAATCGTTCCTGGTAAATACCCCATCTGCGCTGCTAAAATAGGGCCTACTAGAGGACCAGCTCCTGCTATTGCTGCAAAGTGGTGACCAAATAGCACCCATTTATTCGTTGGTACATAGTCTTTTCCATCATTCAATGTCTCAGCTGGTGTTTGTCGATTATGATCTAGTTCAAATACTTTTCTCGCGATAAATCTACTATAAAATCGATATGCAACGGCATATACTGAAACCGCAGCAACTAATAACCAAATGGCATTAATCGTTTCCCCCTGTGATAAAGCAATCACTCCAAATCCGGTAGCTCCTAATACTGAAATTATCCCCCAAAGCAAAATTGATTTGAATGCCTTCACATACAATCCCCCCAATATAACTTCTTAGTGGAGATTGTACTAAATTTTCTGAATATTTAATTTGAATCCTCCTTATCATGAAGGATTCTTATGTTATCATGTTCATATTCTCTCACAACTTGTTACAATTCAATTCTATTCCGAAGTTGTTTTACATAGTTTCGACTAACAGGAATCGACTGCTCATCATACTTTTCCAAATAAAGATTATACGTTCCATTATAATAAGGTTTTAGTTTCCTTACATATATAACATTAATTAAATAACTCTTATGAACGCGTAAAAAATCATATGTAGCCAATTTATTTTCTAACTCTTGAAGTGTATACGTTGAAATATAATGATTATTTGTTGTATAAATAGACACTGTTTTATTTTCTTTATTCTTGCTTACATATACGATATCCTCGGGAAAAATGTACGTAATCCCTTCCTGACTTTCAATTGGAAGCTTCCGTAAGTAACTTCTCGTTTTCGTTCCAATTTCTTGCTCCATTCTGTGCGCTAAAAATAATACATCATCCTGATGAAATGGTCGCAGCAAATAATAAAATGCTCGAAAACGAAAAGCCATAACAGCCTCCTCAACATTCTCCCCTATAAATATAAATTTCATATTGCAATTTTGCTCTCGCAACAAGTTGGAAAACTCAAATCCTGTTCCGTCTTTTAGCTGCGTATCTAAAAAGACGAAATCTGGAGCATGCTTCTTTGCGATATGTAAAGACTCCGTTCCAGTGATTGCTTCTAGACATTCTACATTTCGTATATTTTCTGTAAATAATTCAATTAATCTATTTCGTCTTTCTACCTCGTCCGTAATAAATAAAATTTTCATTTGCCCAACCACCTAATTGTTTGATCCATGTGTCTTGTTTTATACATTCGCTTTCATTGGAAATAAACCCTTTTTTAAACTTTATTTTCTACTGATCATGATTCCACATAAAAATAGAAAAAAGGAAGTCACTAAAATGTACCCTATAGGATAGACACTTAAAAAAAAGGTCTATTCTATAGAGTATTTCTTGTATAATGAGAGAAAAATGAGAATCGGAGACATTTCAAAATGACGAAAAAACTATTTACAGAAAAAGAAATTGAAATACTATCAAAAAATCGATACGTAAAATCGGTCAGCCCAAAAGGAATTACTTATACCGACGAATTCAAGCGTACTTTCATTAAAGAAAACGAAAAAGGAAAACCCCCTCGCATTATTTTTGAAGAATGTGGATTTGATGTAGAAATCATTGGCATACAACGTGTTATATCATCAGGAAATCGGTGGCGTACTTCCTATAAGAAAGATGGTGTATTTGGTCTAAGAGATACGCGTAAAGAAAACTCAGGAAGAAAGCTAGAGAGAGAACTTACATTAGAAGAGAAATATGCGCGTTTGGAAGCGGAACGAAACCTATTAAAAGCTGAAAATGAATTGTTAAAAAAGATAAAACTTATGGAAGGGAGGATGAGAAAGAACTAACGTTACGACCTAACCAAAAATATATGTTAATTCGTTCTATTATTGAAACATACAACCTCAAAAATATGGTGAAATATTTGTGCGGGATCGCTGGTGTTTCACGTTCAGGATACTATAATTATTTTTCTGTTTCTTCGCAAAGGCAGCGAAAAAACAGAATAGATCAGGATGAAATAACGAAAGAATGGATATTAAAGGCATTTCGATTTAAAAACCGAAAAAAAGGGGCTCGTCAAATCAAAATGACATTAGCGGGTCAATTTCAAGTTGTCTACAATTTGAAGCGTATTCGTAGAATTATGAAGAAATACGGGATTATCTGCCCGATCCGCAAAGCGAATCCTTACAAAAGAATGATAAAAGCGACGAAAGAACATTTCGTGGTACCAAATCGATTGAAGCGAGAATTCAGGCAAGGTACCCCTGGAAAAGTGCTTCTTACAGATATCACCTACCTGTTTTATGGTAAGAATCAGAAAGCATATTTATCTACTATTTTAGATGGGTCCACAAATGAAATTTTAGCCTATCACGTTTCAGAACAGCTCACATTAGACATCGCAATGACGACTCTTCACAACCTAAAGAAGAATAAGAAAATTCGATTGACTGAAGATGCCTATATTCATTCTGATCAAGGAGCTCATTATACAAGTCCGACCTATCAAAAACTAGTTAAAAAATTAAAACTGGGACAATCCATGTCAAGACGAGGAAACTGTTGGGATAATGCCCCCCAAGAATCTTTTTTCGGGCATTTTAAAGATGAAGCGCATATAAAAGCTTGTACATCTTTTTCCCAGCTAAAACAAGAGATTAAAGACTATATGAAATACCATAACCAGCATAGATATCAGTGGAATTTAAAGAAGATGACTCCTGTTGAATACAGAAATCATCTTCTCGCGGCTGCCTAACTTTTTTTTAAATGTCCTTTATAAAGGGTACAGATTA
The window above is part of the Bacillus cytotoxicus NVH 391-98 genome. Proteins encoded here:
- a CDS encoding carbon starvation CstA family protein, with the translated sequence MKAFKSILLWGIISVLGATGFGVIALSQGETINAIWLLVAAVSVYAVAYRFYSRFIARKVFELDHNRQTPAETLNDGKDYVPTNKWVLFGHHFAAIAGAGPLVGPILAAQMGYLPGTIWIIVGVVIAGAVQDFVILFASMRRNGKSLGEMIKDEIGPITGLIAMIGILGIMIILLAVLALVVVKALIGSPWGMFTIAATIPIAILMGVYMRYIRPGRVGEGSVIGIILLILALIGGQYVAENSTLASMFTFSGETIAIMLIVYGFIASALPVWMLLAPRDYLSTFLKIGTIVGLAIGIVIVAPELQMPAVSKFIDGTGPVFSGNLFPFLFITIACGAVSGFHALVSSGTTPKMIEREGHAQPIGYGAMLMESFVAAMAMIAACVLTPGTYFAINSPAALIGTDVTQAAQVISSWGFAITPNELKELATNVGEQTILSRTGGAPTLAIGMAYIFSQILGGTAMMAFWYHFAILFEALFILTTIDAGTRVGRFMIQDILGHVYKPFARTDSTVANVIATTLCVLGWGYFLYQGVVDPLGGINTLWPLFGIANQMLAGIALLLGTTILFKMGKKVYVWVTLIPTIGLLIVTMTAGYQKLFHENPKIGFLSHAKVFQDALDEGKILAPAKNIAQMKQIIFNDYIDAALCGIFMLVVIAVLISAIRIWVRVLQNKAIPLKEAPYIPRDESESRNYA
- a CDS encoding IS3 family transposase (programmed frameshift) — its product is MTKKLFTEKEIEILSKNRYVKSVSPKGITYTDEFKRTFIKENEKGKPPRIIFEECGFDVEIIGIQRVISSGNRWRTSYKKDGVFGLRDTRKENSGRKLERELTLEEKYARLEAERNLLKAENELLKKIKPYGREDEKELTLRPNQKYMLIRSIIETYNLKNMVKYLCGIAGVSRSGYYNYFSVSSQRQRKNRIDQDEITKEWILKAFRFKNRKKGARQIKMTLAGQFQVVYNLKRIRRIMKKYGIICPIRKANPYKRMIKATKEHFVVPNRLKREFRQGTPGKVLLTDITYLFYGKNQKAYLSTILDGSTNEILAYHVSEQLTLDIAMTTLHNLKKNKKIRLTEDAYIHSDQGAHYTSPTYQKLVKKLKLGQSMSRRGNCWDNAPQESFFGHFKDEAHIKACTSFSQLKQEIKDYMKYHNQHRYQWNLKKMTPVEYRNHLLAAA
- a CDS encoding LytR/AlgR family response regulator transcription factor, which codes for MKILFITDEVERRNRLIELFTENIRNVECLEAITGTESLHIAKKHAPDFVFLDTQLKDGTGFEFSNLLREQNCNMKFIFIGENVEEAVMAFRFRAFYYLLRPFHQDDVLFLAHRMEQEIGTKTRSYLRKLPIESQEGITYIFPEDIVYVSKNKENKTVSIYTTNNHYISTYTLQELENKLATYDFLRVHKSYLINVIYVRKLKPYYNGTYNLYLEKYDEQSIPVSRNYVKQLRNRIEL